The following are encoded together in the Candidatus Binatia bacterium genome:
- a CDS encoding TetR/AcrR family transcriptional regulator, with protein MSERRVHGKGRLPAAARRAQLIDVGRKVFAERGFEATSVEEIAERAKVSKPIVYEHFGGKEGLYAVIVDREVEHILNSIAQAVASGTPRERIEQAALAFLTYVKQRPDGFAILLRDAPPARGGGGMHALMYDLADRVGGIFSEQFRKAGYDAKTAPIYAHALVGMVAFVGQWWTEARKPPPAEAVASHIAALAWMGLRHLPKRPAPIAKRRDPSAASS; from the coding sequence GTGAGCGAGCGACGCGTGCACGGAAAAGGACGCCTGCCGGCTGCGGCGCGACGCGCGCAGCTCATCGACGTCGGACGCAAGGTCTTCGCCGAGCGCGGCTTCGAGGCGACCTCGGTCGAGGAGATCGCCGAGCGGGCGAAGGTCTCGAAGCCGATCGTTTACGAGCATTTCGGCGGCAAGGAAGGGCTCTACGCGGTGATCGTCGACCGCGAGGTCGAGCACATCCTGAACAGCATCGCGCAGGCGGTCGCGTCGGGAACGCCGCGCGAGCGCATCGAGCAGGCGGCGCTCGCCTTCCTCACCTACGTGAAGCAGCGTCCAGACGGCTTCGCGATCCTGCTGCGCGACGCGCCGCCCGCGCGCGGCGGCGGCGGGATGCACGCGCTGATGTACGACCTCGCCGACCGCGTCGGCGGCATCTTCAGCGAGCAGTTCCGCAAAGCGGGCTACGACGCCAAGACCGCGCCGATCTACGCGCACGCGCTCGTCGGGATGGTCGCCTTCGTCGGCCAGTGGTGGACCGAGGCGCGCAAGCCGCCGCCCGCCGAGGCGGTCGCGAGCCACATCGCGGCGCTCGCCTGGATGGGGCTGCGCCACCTGCCGAAGCGCCCGGCCCCGATCGCCAAGCGTCGCGACCCGAGCGCCGCGTCGAGCTGA
- a CDS encoding ferredoxin reductase — MRAGLAALADGFAWPLRASSYLELANPLWSTDVVRARVDDAVRETEDARTLVLRPGRGFRRHRAGQFVTLGVTIDGARHVRTYSITSAPERTDGRITITVQEVPGGRVSRHLVRDLEVGAYVDLAVPQGEFVLPEAMPVRPLFVTGGSGITPVMSMLRSFAVRGEMPDVVHVHYAPSAERVIFRDDLAVLARRFPSYRLHVVTTRDAEGPKPRFSAATLEELCDWRQRDVYACGPTGLLDAVERECSAAGLARRLHVESFRPRIVPPSADAVGGRVCFARSGVTIDADAQTSLLRAAEDAGLRPAHGCRIGICHTCTVRLRAGSVRDVRNGRRVDEPGAMIQLCVSAASGDAEVEA, encoded by the coding sequence TTGCGCGCGGGCCTGGCTGCGCTGGCCGACGGCTTCGCCTGGCCGCTGCGCGCCTCGAGCTACCTCGAGCTCGCAAACCCGCTCTGGTCGACCGACGTCGTGCGCGCGCGCGTCGACGACGCCGTGCGCGAGACCGAGGACGCGCGCACGCTCGTGCTGCGTCCCGGGCGCGGCTTCCGGCGCCACCGCGCCGGTCAGTTCGTCACGCTCGGCGTGACCATCGACGGCGCGCGCCACGTGCGCACGTACTCGATCACGTCTGCGCCCGAGCGCACCGATGGCCGCATCACGATCACGGTGCAGGAGGTTCCCGGCGGACGCGTGTCGCGTCACCTCGTGCGTGACCTCGAGGTCGGCGCTTACGTCGACCTCGCCGTGCCGCAGGGCGAGTTCGTGCTGCCCGAGGCGATGCCGGTGCGCCCGCTGTTCGTCACCGGCGGCAGCGGCATCACGCCGGTGATGAGCATGCTGCGCAGCTTCGCCGTGCGCGGCGAGATGCCGGACGTCGTGCACGTCCACTACGCGCCGAGCGCCGAGCGGGTGATCTTCCGCGACGACCTCGCGGTGCTCGCGCGCCGCTTTCCGAGCTACCGGCTGCACGTCGTCACGACGCGCGACGCCGAGGGGCCGAAGCCGCGCTTCTCCGCCGCGACGCTCGAGGAGCTGTGCGACTGGCGGCAGCGCGACGTCTACGCGTGCGGCCCGACGGGCCTGCTCGACGCGGTGGAGCGCGAGTGCAGCGCGGCCGGGCTCGCGCGGCGTCTGCACGTCGAGAGCTTCCGTCCGCGGATCGTGCCGCCTTCGGCCGACGCCGTGGGCGGGCGGGTCTGCTTCGCGCGCAGCGGCGTCACGATCGACGCCGACGCGCAGACCTCGCTGCTGCGCGCCGCCGAGGACGCCGGCCTCCGGCCCGCGCACGGCTGCCGCATCGGCATCTGTCACACGTGCACCGTGCGCCTCCGGGCCGGCTCGGTGCGCGACGTCCGCAACGGCCGCCGCGTCGACGAGCCGGGAGCGATGATTCAGCTGTGCGTATCCGCGGCGAGCGGCGACGCGGAAGTGGAAGCCTGA
- a CDS encoding acyl-CoA desaturase — MSVKTNVLSHLTDERLDEFGQELDRLREEVLADRGERDRRYILRVIRVQRSLALGGRLVLLAAIAFHPWWGHALAGWAAFLGVLGLGTLMLGVAKILENMEIGHNILHAQWDWMRDPQIQSSTWEWDIVCPSEQWKHSHNVMHHAWTNVLGKDRDVGYGMVRITKEQRWSPFYLLQPFSVVVMALFFEWFVALHDVELSRVLAGKRPWSEARPLLRQVGRKAKRQVLKDYVLWPALAGPFFLWILAANALANVMRNLWTFTIIFCGHFPAGVHHFRRQDVNRESRGHWYARQLLGSCNIEGGKLFHILTGNLSHQIEHHLFPDLPSNRYAELAPRVREIAARYGLDYNTGSLGRQFGTTLLKIWWLAWPTSRRVVLAEAS, encoded by the coding sequence ATGAGCGTCAAGACCAACGTGCTGTCACACCTCACCGACGAGCGCCTCGATGAGTTCGGGCAGGAGCTCGATCGGCTGCGCGAGGAGGTGCTCGCCGACCGCGGCGAGCGCGATCGTCGCTACATCCTGCGGGTGATCCGCGTGCAGCGGTCGCTCGCGCTCGGCGGACGTCTCGTCCTGCTGGCGGCGATCGCCTTCCATCCCTGGTGGGGGCACGCACTCGCCGGCTGGGCGGCGTTCCTCGGCGTGCTCGGTCTCGGCACGCTCATGCTCGGCGTCGCGAAGATTCTCGAGAACATGGAGATCGGGCACAACATCCTGCACGCGCAGTGGGACTGGATGCGCGACCCGCAGATCCAGTCGAGCACGTGGGAGTGGGACATCGTCTGCCCGTCCGAGCAGTGGAAGCACTCGCACAACGTCATGCACCACGCGTGGACCAACGTGCTCGGCAAGGACCGCGACGTCGGCTACGGCATGGTGCGCATCACCAAGGAGCAGCGCTGGAGCCCGTTCTACCTGCTGCAGCCGTTCTCGGTGGTGGTGATGGCGCTCTTCTTCGAGTGGTTCGTTGCCCTGCACGACGTCGAGCTGAGCCGCGTGCTCGCCGGCAAGCGGCCGTGGTCGGAGGCGCGCCCGCTGCTGCGGCAGGTCGGGCGCAAGGCGAAGCGGCAGGTGCTGAAGGACTACGTGCTGTGGCCCGCGCTCGCAGGTCCCTTCTTCCTGTGGATCCTCGCCGCGAACGCGCTCGCCAACGTGATGCGCAACCTCTGGACCTTCACGATCATCTTCTGCGGCCACTTTCCGGCCGGCGTGCACCACTTCCGCCGTCAGGACGTCAATCGGGAGAGCCGCGGCCACTGGTACGCGCGCCAGCTTCTCGGCTCGTGCAACATCGAGGGCGGCAAGCTCTTTCACATCTTGACGGGCAACCTGAGCCATCAGATCGAGCACCACCTGTTCCCGGACCTGCCGAGCAACCGCTACGCCGAGCTCGCGCCGCGCGTGCGCGAGATCGCGGCGCGCTACGGGCTCGACTACAACACCGGCTCGCTCGGCCGGCAGTTCGGGACCACGCTGCTCAAGATCTGGTGGCTCGCGTGGCCGACGTCGCGGCGCGTGGTTCTCGCCGAGGCGAGTTGA
- a CDS encoding alpha/beta hydrolase — MQLQLGNGITLGCTQAGPQDGRPVVLLHGFPELAYGWRHQIPALADAGFRVVAPDQRGYAESSKPQGVAAYDLDRLAEDVVALVDALGRRTCALVGHDWGATVAWWTAARYPERVERLAVLNAPHPAVWKHAMRHDPVQRRLSWYVRVFRVPWLPELMMRAGNYKALADALRGAARKDAFDARDLEVYRTAWRHPGALTAMVNWYRALLAKDLPEPEREPRIRVPTAIVWGVHDPYAIRDLAERSRALCDDATLTYLENATHWVQHDEPERVNELLLAFLG; from the coding sequence GTGCAGCTCCAGCTCGGAAACGGCATCACGCTCGGCTGCACGCAAGCGGGCCCGCAAGACGGACGGCCGGTCGTGCTGCTGCACGGCTTTCCCGAGCTCGCCTACGGCTGGCGGCACCAGATCCCGGCGCTCGCCGATGCGGGCTTCCGCGTCGTCGCGCCCGACCAGCGCGGCTACGCCGAGAGCTCGAAGCCGCAGGGTGTCGCGGCCTACGACCTCGACCGCCTTGCGGAGGACGTCGTCGCTTTGGTCGATGCGCTCGGACGGCGGACGTGCGCGCTCGTCGGCCACGACTGGGGCGCGACCGTCGCGTGGTGGACGGCCGCGCGCTACCCCGAGCGCGTCGAGCGCCTCGCGGTGCTGAACGCCCCGCACCCCGCGGTGTGGAAGCACGCCATGCGGCACGACCCCGTGCAGCGCAGGCTCAGCTGGTACGTGCGCGTCTTCCGCGTGCCGTGGCTGCCCGAGCTGATGATGCGCGCCGGCAACTACAAGGCGCTCGCCGACGCGCTGCGCGGCGCCGCGCGCAAGGACGCCTTCGACGCGCGCGACCTCGAGGTGTACCGCACGGCGTGGCGACACCCCGGCGCGCTCACCGCGATGGTGAACTGGTACCGCGCGTTGCTCGCCAAGGATCTGCCGGAGCCCGAGCGCGAGCCGCGCATCCGCGTGCCGACCGCGATCGTCTGGGGCGTCCACGACCCCTACGCGATCCGCGACCTCGCGGAGCGCAGCCGCGCCCTGTGCGACGACGCGACGCTCACCTACCTCGAGAACGCGACGCACTGGGTGCAGCACGACGAGCCCGAGCGCGTGAACGAGCTGCTGCTCGCGTTCCTCGGCTGA
- the msrB gene encoding peptide-methionine (R)-S-oxide reductase MsrB, translated as MTHPLIDSIDRRRVLRGLLACGAALLGCSRGHADDVGAPDVPRLDCEHEAWRKVLRPEQYAVLFEEATERAFSSPLEKEKRAGTYVCAACALPLFESKTKFDSGTGWPSFWAPIAGRIGTKADYKLIFPRTEYHCARCGGHQGHVFDDGPPPTGKRYCNNGVALTFVPEGEPLPGLRSCPA; from the coding sequence GTGACCCATCCGTTGATCGATTCGATCGACAGGCGCCGCGTCCTGCGCGGCCTCCTCGCCTGCGGCGCTGCGCTGCTGGGCTGCTCGCGCGGCCACGCCGACGATGTCGGCGCGCCCGACGTGCCGCGGCTCGACTGCGAGCACGAGGCGTGGCGCAAGGTGCTGCGCCCCGAGCAGTACGCCGTGCTCTTCGAGGAGGCGACCGAGCGCGCGTTCTCGAGCCCGCTCGAGAAGGAGAAGCGCGCCGGCACGTACGTCTGCGCGGCGTGCGCGCTGCCGCTCTTCGAGTCGAAGACCAAGTTCGACAGCGGCACCGGCTGGCCGAGCTTCTGGGCGCCGATCGCGGGACGGATCGGCACCAAGGCCGACTACAAGCTGATCTTCCCGCGCACCGAGTACCACTGCGCCCGCTGCGGCGGACACCAGGGCCACGTCTTCGACGACGGACCGCCGCCGACCGGCAAGCGCTACTGCAACAACGGCGTCGCGCTGACCTTCGTTCCCGAGGGCGAGCCGCTGCCGGGGCTGCGCTCCTGCCCGGCGTGA
- a CDS encoding DUF4126 domain-containing protein has translation MQPPPPDLTPLVSVALGIGLAAACGLRVFLPLLAVGVAARTGHLALSDNFAWLASDPALIAFGTATVIEVLAYHVPFLDHLLDVLATPSAVVAGTVATAAVLTDVPPVVQWTLAVIAGGGTAGIVQSATVLTRVGSTFFTGGLGNLLLASFELFGALGTVVLVLVLPFVGLALVVLLLALAIYVLVRARRRRAAKPPRDDAPATA, from the coding sequence GTGCAGCCTCCGCCGCCGGATCTGACGCCGCTCGTCAGCGTGGCCCTCGGCATCGGGCTCGCCGCCGCGTGCGGGCTGCGCGTCTTCCTGCCGCTGCTCGCCGTCGGCGTCGCGGCGCGTACCGGTCACCTCGCACTCAGCGACAACTTCGCCTGGCTCGCGAGCGATCCGGCGCTGATCGCGTTCGGCACCGCGACGGTGATCGAGGTGCTCGCCTACCACGTGCCGTTCCTCGACCACTTGCTCGACGTCCTCGCGACCCCGAGCGCGGTGGTCGCAGGGACGGTCGCGACCGCCGCGGTGCTGACCGACGTGCCGCCGGTCGTTCAGTGGACGCTCGCGGTGATCGCGGGCGGCGGCACCGCGGGGATCGTGCAGAGCGCGACCGTGCTGACGCGCGTCGGCTCGACCTTCTTCACCGGCGGCCTCGGCAACCTGCTGCTCGCGAGCTTCGAGCTCTTCGGCGCGCTCGGCACGGTGGTGCTCGTCCTCGTGCTGCCGTTCGTCGGGCTCGCGCTGGTCGTCCTGCTGCTCGCGCTCGCGATCTACGTCCTCGTGCGCGCGCGCCGCCGCCGCGCGGCCAAGCCGCCGCGCGACGACGCGCCGGCGACGGCTTGA
- a CDS encoding TauD/TfdA family dioxygenase, protein MQAEAIQTEREPFATTTLNGKALPLVVQANGERDPALLAERLRANASWVQDKLIRHGAILFRGFAVRTPDDFERIARAIDDDLKNDYLGTSPRDALTDYVFSASELPPFYPIPQHCEMSFVKEPPRRLFFCCLVEPADGSGETPLCDFRAVWRDLDPQVRRRFEEGGIRIVRNYAGPSGGSSFDLWKLKRWDEMFRTTDRATVEARCREEGFEPIWTDGDGLRIVSTQPVFRDHPVTGERVWHNHVTTFHLSSAADEYGHIYRLRPTVKHFALWQFARAMVALQRLTRSSDEQSMHCTYLDGREIPDADVAHVREVIWRHMVVTPWRLGDVVAIDNHSTAHGRLPYAGPRQIAVCWA, encoded by the coding sequence ATGCAAGCGGAAGCGATCCAGACCGAGCGCGAGCCCTTCGCGACGACCACGCTGAACGGCAAGGCGCTGCCGCTCGTCGTGCAGGCGAACGGCGAGCGCGACCCGGCGCTCCTCGCCGAGCGCCTGCGCGCGAACGCGTCGTGGGTGCAGGACAAGCTCATCCGCCACGGCGCGATCCTGTTCCGCGGCTTCGCGGTGCGCACGCCGGACGACTTCGAGCGCATCGCGCGCGCGATCGACGACGACCTGAAGAACGACTACCTCGGCACCTCGCCGCGCGACGCACTCACCGACTACGTCTTCTCCGCGAGCGAGCTGCCGCCGTTCTACCCGATCCCGCAGCACTGCGAGATGAGCTTCGTCAAGGAGCCGCCGCGGCGTCTCTTCTTCTGCTGCCTCGTCGAGCCGGCGGACGGCAGCGGCGAGACGCCGCTGTGCGACTTCCGCGCGGTGTGGCGCGACCTCGACCCGCAGGTGCGCCGACGCTTCGAGGAAGGCGGAATTCGCATCGTGCGCAACTACGCCGGACCGTCGGGCGGCTCGTCCTTCGACCTCTGGAAGCTCAAGCGCTGGGACGAGATGTTCCGCACCACCGACCGCGCGACGGTCGAGGCGCGGTGCCGCGAGGAAGGCTTCGAGCCGATCTGGACCGACGGCGACGGGCTCAGGATCGTCAGCACGCAGCCGGTGTTCCGCGACCACCCGGTGACCGGCGAGCGCGTCTGGCACAACCACGTCACGACCTTCCACCTGTCGTCGGCGGCCGACGAGTACGGGCACATCTACAGGCTGCGTCCGACCGTCAAGCACTTCGCGCTGTGGCAGTTCGCGCGCGCGATGGTCGCGCTGCAGCGCCTGACGCGATCGTCCGACGAGCAGTCGATGCACTGCACGTACCTCGACGGGCGCGAGATCCCGGACGCCGACGTCGCGCACGTGCGCGAGGTGATCTGGCGGCACATGGTGGTCACGCCGTGGCGGCTCGGCGACGTCGTGGCGATCGACAACCACTCGACCGCGCACGGGCGCCTGCCGTACGCGGGGCCGCGTCAGATCGCCGTCTGCTGGGCCTGA
- a CDS encoding MATE family efflux transporter, whose translation MTHIRRAARPLAGMRQELPALLRLAGPVVVAELGGMSMGLVDTMMVGRVSAEAIGAVSVGANLFHFVSVAGIGVLLGLDYLVAHAFGGGRLKEAHRSLVQSLWLCVALGALLTFVLWLAHEYLHELGIEPAVLPDARSYLSVVTLSVLPFLWFVALRRYLQAIGLVRAATFALLSANLINVAANWVLIFGHLGAPKLGATGAAWATVLSRLYMLAVLVGFTIWYARRYDRALFRTPPWPDLAVLRRIVALGAPASVQVMLEGGVFTAATLLAAGLDPLSLAAHQIALGAAAFSFMVPLGVASAGAVRVGQELGANRVAAAERSGWAALAVGGAFMSCAALVFMLAPRLVMRAFTNDEAVIATGVSLLLIAAVFQLFDGLQVVGAGVLRGSGDTRTAMVAALIGYWVLGLPVGYALCFRFGLGVRGLWIGLSIGLIVVALALVARWGRRMRLLRASHAVERQVA comes from the coding sequence ATGACGCACATCCGTCGCGCGGCCCGGCCGCTCGCGGGCATGAGGCAGGAGCTGCCGGCGCTGCTCCGTCTCGCGGGTCCCGTCGTGGTCGCGGAGCTCGGCGGCATGTCGATGGGCCTCGTCGACACGATGATGGTCGGGCGCGTCAGCGCCGAGGCGATCGGTGCGGTGTCGGTCGGCGCGAACCTCTTCCACTTCGTGAGCGTCGCCGGGATCGGCGTGCTGCTCGGGCTCGACTATCTGGTCGCGCACGCCTTCGGCGGCGGACGCTTGAAGGAGGCGCACCGCTCGCTCGTGCAGAGCCTGTGGCTGTGCGTCGCGCTCGGCGCGCTGCTCACCTTCGTGCTCTGGCTCGCGCACGAGTACCTGCACGAGCTCGGCATCGAGCCCGCCGTGCTGCCGGACGCGCGCTCGTACCTCTCGGTGGTGACGCTCAGCGTGCTGCCGTTCCTGTGGTTCGTCGCGCTGCGCCGCTACCTGCAGGCGATCGGTCTCGTGCGCGCCGCGACCTTCGCGCTGCTCAGCGCGAACCTGATCAACGTCGCGGCGAACTGGGTGCTGATCTTCGGCCACCTCGGCGCCCCCAAGCTCGGCGCCACGGGTGCGGCGTGGGCGACGGTGCTGTCGCGCCTCTACATGCTCGCGGTGCTGGTCGGCTTCACGATCTGGTACGCGCGCCGCTACGACCGCGCGCTGTTCCGCACCCCGCCGTGGCCCGACCTCGCGGTGCTGCGCCGCATCGTCGCGCTCGGCGCTCCGGCGTCGGTGCAGGTGATGCTCGAGGGCGGCGTCTTCACCGCGGCGACGCTGCTCGCCGCGGGGCTCGATCCGCTGTCGCTCGCGGCGCACCAGATCGCGCTCGGCGCGGCGGCGTTCTCCTTCATGGTGCCGCTCGGCGTCGCGTCGGCGGGCGCGGTGCGCGTCGGACAGGAGCTCGGCGCGAACCGCGTCGCGGCGGCGGAGCGCTCGGGCTGGGCGGCGCTCGCGGTCGGCGGCGCGTTCATGAGCTGCGCGGCGCTGGTCTTCATGCTGGCGCCCCGGCTCGTGATGCGCGCCTTCACCAACGACGAGGCGGTGATCGCGACCGGCGTCTCGCTGCTGCTGATCGCGGCGGTGTTCCAGCTCTTCGACGGCCTGCAGGTGGTCGGGGCCGGCGTGCTGCGCGGCTCCGGCGACACGCGCACCGCGATGGTGGCCGCTCTGATCGGCTACTGGGTGCTCGGGCTGCCGGTCGGCTATGCGCTCTGCTTCAGGTTCGGGCTCGGCGTGCGCGGGCTGTGGATCGGGCTCTCGATCGGGCTGATCGTGGTCGCGCTCGCGCTGGTCGCGCGGTGGGGTCGCCGCATGCGGCTCCTGCGCGCGTCCCACGCGGTGGAACGCCAAGTCGCCTGA
- a CDS encoding LLM class flavin-dependent oxidoreductase translates to MKIGMTLPTMVPGLDRAILLEWMRRIDRGPYATLAAGERLAFPNQEMLVTLSAAAAVTERVRIACTVVVLPLHATLLVAKQLATLDVLSAGRLTVGVGVGGREEDYRVAAASFARRARRLEEQVGVLRRAWRGEQVIEGVAPIGPAPCQPGGPEILAGSLVASSIRRAARFADGLCGFSFGPDPTEVERAFETARAAWREAGRERAPRLVTSCWFALGPGAREQMDAYVRRYMDFAGRDVAASLAALCTTVSADALRDAVARIRDLGADELILVPTTADPSELDRVADVLG, encoded by the coding sequence ATGAAGATCGGGATGACGCTGCCGACCATGGTGCCGGGGCTCGATCGCGCGATCCTGCTCGAGTGGATGCGGCGCATCGACCGCGGGCCGTACGCGACCCTCGCGGCCGGCGAGCGTCTCGCGTTTCCGAACCAGGAGATGCTGGTCACGCTGTCCGCCGCGGCGGCGGTCACCGAGCGCGTGCGCATCGCCTGCACCGTGGTCGTGCTGCCGCTGCACGCGACGCTGCTGGTCGCAAAGCAGCTCGCGACGCTCGACGTGCTGTCGGCGGGGCGTTTGACGGTCGGCGTCGGCGTCGGCGGACGCGAGGAGGACTACAGGGTCGCGGCCGCGAGCTTCGCGCGCCGCGCGAGGCGCCTCGAGGAGCAGGTCGGCGTGCTGCGGCGCGCATGGCGCGGCGAGCAGGTGATCGAGGGCGTCGCGCCGATCGGGCCCGCGCCGTGCCAGCCGGGCGGTCCGGAGATCCTCGCCGGCTCGCTGGTCGCGAGCTCGATCCGCCGCGCCGCGCGCTTCGCCGACGGTCTCTGCGGCTTCAGCTTCGGTCCCGACCCGACGGAGGTCGAGCGCGCGTTCGAGACCGCGCGTGCCGCCTGGCGCGAGGCCGGACGCGAGCGCGCGCCGCGTCTGGTGACGAGCTGCTGGTTCGCGCTCGGCCCCGGGGCGCGCGAGCAGATGGACGCCTACGTCCGCCGCTACATGGATTTCGCCGGACGCGACGTCGCGGCGAGCCTCGCAGCGCTGTGCACCACGGTGTCCGCCGACGCGCTGCGCGACGCCGTCGCGCGCATTCGCGACCTCGGCGCCGACGAGCTCATCCTGGTGCCGACCACCGCCGACCCGAGCGAGCTCGACCGCGTCGCGGACGTGCTCGGATAG
- a CDS encoding 2OG-Fe(II) oxygenase, translating into MTVDAPSIVDARVHAMADELAHEFRSAKPFPHVVIDGFLDASFCRRLAGEFPAYDAERFRNEWGELGKAWREDVSRLGEAYATLDRGLRSPEFLNLLSRISGIPNLLFDPHYYGGGTHENLHGMELDPHIDFNLHPETGLHRRLNLLLYLNDEWDESWGGALELHTNPWLHPALDEVKTISPVLNRCVIFATSDRSWHGFRRIELPPEKRKLSRRSFAMYLYTRERGPGPLIPHDITIYTDRPLPAHIRPGHTLSEEDVAELERLLARRDRKLEYLYGRAIDYAQPTLRARCEQSGVEATPRPLTLARRALRRVVERTVARGARR; encoded by the coding sequence ATGACCGTCGATGCGCCCTCGATCGTCGACGCGCGCGTGCACGCCATGGCGGACGAGCTCGCGCACGAGTTCCGCTCGGCGAAGCCGTTCCCGCACGTCGTCATCGACGGCTTTCTCGACGCGAGCTTCTGCCGACGCCTCGCCGGCGAGTTCCCGGCCTACGATGCCGAGCGCTTTCGCAACGAGTGGGGCGAGCTCGGCAAGGCGTGGCGCGAGGACGTGTCGCGTCTCGGCGAGGCGTACGCGACGCTCGACCGCGGGCTGCGCTCGCCGGAGTTCCTGAACCTCCTGAGCCGCATCTCCGGCATCCCGAACCTGCTGTTCGACCCGCACTACTACGGCGGCGGCACGCACGAGAACCTGCACGGGATGGAGCTCGATCCGCACATCGACTTCAACCTCCACCCCGAGACCGGGCTGCACCGCCGGCTCAATTTGCTGCTCTACCTCAACGACGAGTGGGACGAGTCGTGGGGCGGCGCGCTCGAGCTGCACACCAACCCGTGGCTGCACCCGGCGCTCGACGAGGTGAAGACGATCTCGCCGGTGCTGAACCGCTGCGTGATCTTCGCCACCAGCGACCGCTCGTGGCACGGCTTTCGCCGCATCGAGCTGCCGCCCGAGAAGCGCAAGCTCTCGCGGCGCTCGTTCGCGATGTACCTCTACACGCGCGAGCGCGGTCCGGGGCCGCTGATCCCGCACGACATCACGATCTACACCGACCGCCCGCTGCCCGCCCACATCCGCCCGGGCCACACGCTGAGCGAGGAGGACGTCGCCGAGCTCGAGCGGCTGCTCGCGCGGCGCGACCGCAAGCTCGAGTACCTCTACGGGCGCGCGATCGACTACGCGCAGCCGACGCTGCGCGCGCGCTGCGAGCAGAGCGGCGTCGAGGCCACGCCGCGTCCGCTCACCCTGGCGCGGCGCGCGCTGCGGCGCGTCGTCGAGCGCACGGTCGCGCGCGGCGCACGGCGCTGA
- a CDS encoding LLM class flavin-dependent oxidoreductase: protein MSKIKIGIGFSISRAGIPDADEICAFAERAEELGIDSIWPSDHIVSRQPSLDVACLMALFAARTKRIKMGPSVLSLPARDPIQVAKTYATLDHLSGGRRRIIMAVGIGADPRDCTVSGIPENERGARMREGVEVLRRLWSEEKVTHHGRFYRFENVTLEPRPVGGPLDVWIGGSSDLALKRVARYGDGWLPSFVTAQEFASGMRKLATYAAEHGRAIEPGEAGVLLLTHVSRDVDAARAAVERFLAGRKVPQQALAERSAVGTIEDVIARVEAYVAVGCTKFVLFPVAPAGELLEQVELIGREILPHFASR from the coding sequence GTGAGCAAGATCAAAATCGGCATCGGGTTCAGCATCAGCCGCGCGGGCATCCCCGACGCCGACGAGATCTGCGCGTTCGCCGAGCGCGCCGAGGAGCTCGGCATCGACTCGATCTGGCCCTCGGACCACATCGTGTCGCGCCAGCCGAGCCTCGACGTCGCGTGCCTCATGGCGCTGTTCGCGGCGCGCACGAAGCGCATCAAGATGGGCCCGAGCGTGCTGTCGCTGCCGGCGCGCGACCCGATCCAGGTCGCGAAGACCTACGCGACGCTCGATCACCTGAGCGGCGGCCGGCGGCGCATCATCATGGCGGTCGGCATCGGCGCCGACCCGCGCGACTGCACGGTGTCGGGCATCCCGGAGAACGAGCGCGGCGCGCGCATGCGCGAGGGCGTCGAGGTGCTGCGTCGGCTGTGGAGCGAGGAGAAGGTCACGCACCACGGCCGCTTCTACCGCTTCGAGAACGTGACGCTCGAGCCGCGTCCCGTCGGCGGACCGCTCGACGTGTGGATCGGCGGCAGCAGCGACCTCGCGCTGAAGCGCGTCGCGCGCTACGGCGACGGCTGGCTGCCGTCGTTCGTCACCGCGCAGGAGTTCGCGTCGGGGATGCGCAAGCTCGCGACGTACGCCGCCGAGCACGGCCGCGCGATCGAGCCCGGCGAAGCGGGCGTCCTGCTCTTGACGCACGTGAGCCGCGACGTCGACGCGGCGCGCGCGGCGGTCGAGCGCTTCCTCGCCGGGCGCAAGGTGCCGCAGCAGGCGCTCGCCGAGCGCTCGGCGGTCGGGACGATCGAGGACGTGATCGCGCGGGTCGAGGCGTACGTCGCCGTCGGCTGCACCAAGTTCGTGCTCTTTCCGGTCGCTCCGGCCGGCGAGCTGCTCGAGCAGGTCGAGCTGATCGGACGCGAGATCCTGCCGCACTTCGCTTCGCGTTGA